The sequence GTCGACCTCTTCGCCAAGTCGAAGGGCTGAAATCCGGAACAACTGACTGTCCACGCTGTTCGTTTCCACAACAGCGGCGCTTGGCCCGGACCGCGTCCGGCCGAGCTTGGACACGGGTGCCAGGCACCTGTTGGGAGGGCCACTGAAACAGACTTCAGGAGACCCTGAGTGAGCGACAGTAGCCACAAGCAAGACAACGGCGGCAACTACAAGCGATTCATGGCGATGGTGGGCACATCCACCCTCATCATGCTCGGCCTCATGTACCTCAACACCTATGCGCTGGAGCACGTGTTCTGGAGCGAGACGCGCTTCTGGATGATGTTCGTCATGGGTGCGGTAATGGCGCTGGTGATGCTCGCCTTCATGTGGGGCATGTACAAGAACAGTGCCAAGAACTGGATCATCGTCGGCGTGGCGGTGGTAACCTTCGGCCTGTCACTGTTCCTCGTGCGCAGCCAGGCGACCGTCGATGACAGCGAATACATGTCGGCGATGATCCCGCACCACTCGATCGCCATCATGACCAGCGAACGCGCCGGGATAGAAGACGTGCGCGTGCGTCGGCTGGCGAATGACATCATCCGCGCCCAGCGCAGGGAGATCGACGAGATGCGCTGGCTGATCGCGGACATCGACGCCAATGGTCCGGCGACGACGCTGGCGGCGGCCGAGGCGCGACCCGTCCCGAAGTTCGAAGGCCATGTGAACGCCGATACCTGGGTGCCCGGCGAGTAGACGCAAAAGGGGCGCGGACGGCTTTTGCCGCCCGCGCCCCCTTCATTCAGCCGTGAAGGATCAGGTTGCCTGGACGCTGGCGATCCAGTTGTCGACGCGCTGTTCGAGGATGGACAACGGCACCGCGCCGCCGCCCAGAACCGTGTCGTGGAAACCGCGGATGTCGAAATCCTCGCCCAGCACTTCCTCGGCATGGGCGCGCAGTTCCTGGATGCGGATCATGCCGATCTTGTAGCTGGTCGCCTGTCCCGGCAGCACGAAGTAGCGGCGCACTTCGGAACGGGCGACGGTTTCCGGATTGGGCGAGTTCTCGAGGCAGTAGGCAACCGCC is a genomic window of Aurantiacibacter sp. MUD11 containing:
- a CDS encoding DUF305 domain-containing protein, translating into MVGTSTLIMLGLMYLNTYALEHVFWSETRFWMMFVMGAVMALVMLAFMWGMYKNSAKNWIIVGVAVVTFGLSLFLVRSQATVDDSEYMSAMIPHHSIAIMTSERAGIEDVRVRRLANDIIRAQRREIDEMRWLIADIDANGPATTLAAAEARPVPKFEGHVNADTWVPGE